GGTGTAAGCACGCAAGCCGCAAGCGGTGACCCACAAGAGAGGAGATTAATCATATAGAAAGGGAAGGTGGAGACCAAAGAAATTTAAGAGTTTTGTCCATAATCGCAATTAAAGAGCAGGCATTTGTTGACAATGACTTTGATCCTGTCGTATTAGGATGTATTTCCAAAACATAAACAGATGATTTGCAAAGGGACAGTTGATAATAAGGACATGAACAAACCCACGACAATGTGGACAAGAAAGGtggaaaacaaaattaaaatacccAAGTGAATATTTTGGTGATTGACAGATGCAAACTTAAGCATATATTTTAAGCCAAATATGCCTGTAAAGTCAATAGAAGACAGGGCTGTATGTCCTTATCCAAGGCTTAGCTGTTCAGACCACTTAATTTGTCATTAAGCACTTTGAAGCCTTCTTCCCAACAGGCTTATTAATTAAACcttttctttacttcttttttttcattttttttttgaaatgtggTCCCTTAATTTTAGAGTCCATCCAAAAATTCCCAACCACTAAATAGATGGGTTTCCCCCCATGAAAACAAAGCCAATTTCCTGAAAATTTGCAATTATCCCAAATTCCAAACAACCCCTCTAGAGTAGGCAATCAGGAGCTGACAAGCATTAATCAAATTGATGTGGAAAGATGGCGAAATCCGTGGATTTGGACTCGTGTCCAATCATTCTCTCCACAAAaaaatttccatattgcttgtttgGTGGATGGGGTTTGGCTTTGGCTTAGTGAAGACATTGGGAGGGATGGTCCGGCAGGGCACGAGCATTGAGTGCCCATTACAAGTAGATGACTATGAAAGCTCTCCAaccttttcctcttttcttttagcATTTTGGTATTGACTTTAGGAAACGAATTTCACGTTTAATCCTTAATGGGATGCAAAGAGAGTGCCACCCATGTTTGTTATCAACCGTTTGTTTTACGTTCTCAAAGTTAAAagacattaattaataattaacaaacaacccaaaaagCATTAAGGAACGATATCTTCCCAAGTAACTCAAATTCTACCTCAATCACAACTTGCCAGGCTTTAGATGTTTTCATCAATTATCAGTGGACAAAATGACAGGAGAGATCTATTATAGAGAAAAAGGGCAAACAAAATCTTTATATAGCTAGAACACAAGTATAACATACAAGTTCATTACATGATAGGATATATTTCCAGTCCATGTCCTGAAATTAGTGCTTATAATGATATCCATTTTACTAGAACCGATTGTTCAACCACCAAACGATTACCCCAATACTTCTCTCTTCCCGTTATTCGTGGCCGGAAGTTAACAAGGGTAGGCTTTATATATCTCTGGTGGTTCGGTTCAGCCAAATCCCACGAATCCAATGAAATGAGTACTGATTCCTCCGGGCTGCTAAAACTGGCCTTCCCTGATATATATAATACCTTTTTATGCACGTAAGAAACAGAGACAGTAACCTCCAGGAGTTGCAGAACTCTCTAGTCATCACCATGGATGGCAGGTTCAACAGAGTAAGAGTAAATACTACACAATCATATAACTACACACCACCactgaaagaagaagaaaaaaaaaagaacccaagTGAAATGTCAAGCATCTGTTATGTATGGCTGCTGTTGGTGAGGTTAAGTAGAGTCTATTAACAGTTAGAATTCACGAAGTTGCTTATCTCCTCCATGAGGCAATAGAAATGGTCATTATTTGGCAAGAAGTAGAATCCAATGGTGGCCTGTTCCAAATAAAGAAGTTTCACAACTTGGCTAGATTCCTTGAGCCCTTCAACGTAAGCCAATTGCCAATCTTGGACAAGATCCAAACCAGCTACAACAACAAGACTCTTAGGAAAATCGAGTCCTTCAAGGCTTTTCCCTCTCGGGCCGAACGGGTTACATGCCGGATGGTCTCGATCTTCCCCATCAGGAAGATAAGCTCTCCAATACCAATCACGGTCTTGAATTGTAACAAAGTATTTACCATCTAATCTCTTCTCTGATTCAGTTCTCTTTAGCCCACCAAACATTGGGTGAAGAAGGACGTTACCCAATACCTCAACTTCTTCCTCAGCTGCCCTCACTGCTACATGGTGAGCAATGTTACCACCAGAACTATCTCCAGCCAAATATACATGAACCTTGGAATCCTTCCCACTCTGAAGCCATGATCTTGATTTAACCCACTTGAGAGCAGCCCAGCCATCATCATAGGCAGAGGGGTATCTATGTTCAGGTGATCGGCGGTAATTTACAGAAACCACAGCAGCTTTACAGGTGCTCACAAGGCGGCGACAAAAAGTGTCATAAATAGCACTGTTGGCTGACGAATGGGTGAAGCTTCCACCATGAAAGAAAATTATGACCGGGACAATCTGGGTAGTGCTCAAGGGCTTCTCAAGATCTACAATTCCCCATTGAGCCTCATTTGCTGGTGCAGGCTGGTAAACCCGGTTAAGAAGGCCGGTGGCTCTATCAACATGGTCAAAGGAGAAAACCCCATCAACCGGAATCGTGTTGGCGGGGACTTTCCGGTCAAGAAACTCTGCCAACTCACGGTTAAATGTTCCATCGGCACGGCGCAGGAGATTGTAAGCTAGCTTGAAATTGGAGATGAGTACCCATGTATTGAGTGGCACAACCCTCTTCAAAAAGAACAAGGATTGAAAGGATAAGAACCAAATATCTAACTATTACAGTTTACAGAGTCGttaaatcctattttaaccaCCCAAATGATCAAATACGCATATGAAAATCTCCAACATACACACAacagaaaattatgaaaatcgGCAAGGCAAGCAGTAAAACCCAACACGAAACTATTGAAAGgggaaggaaaaacaaaaaagaggtaCGTCTAATACATCTAAAAACCCACGAAACTTGGTGAAAAAATCCAACTTTTTGCCCCAAATCAAACTCAAATTTCTTAAACTTCGACTTTCCagaacaagaaacaaaacccaacattgaagaaatagaaagaagagagatttAACGAACCCATGATCCAACCATCATATCAACTCATTTTATTGACCAAAAGCCCATTACAGATATGGAGACTAACACAAAGCGCAGAGCAGAAGTGGCACTCGGAACAACTCGAGTCCttcaaataaaagagaaaaaattcaaACCGTACCCAGTAGCCCCAAATGAAACTCAAATTCCGGAAACTCTAACTTCCCAAAAGCCAAATAACccaaacccagaaaaaaaaaaaaaaaaaaaaaaaaattataaaatgaaacaaaccaATCGACCAAACGATCATATAAAGCTCcaaactcagaaaaaaaaaaaacaacacaaatacGTGAAAAAAAGTACGCCAAGAAGAGAAAGTACAGGGCAAGATATGAAGCTAAATACCTTGGATTCATTGAGATTGACTTCATTACTACCAGCCATGACTCCCCCTCTCTCCCCCCCCACACCACGAAAGATTCAAAGCCACACCACAAGCAGGCCTAAAACTCAACAAGCCCTCTATTGCTCATAATAACACAACAAGGAACCAAACGCACATGGGTATCTCTCTGTGAGTGtgtctctctcgctctctctctctctcgctctctctctctctctgtctctctccccCTGTGTCTGTCTGTGATAGCCCTTGGACCTTTCgatttcttttcccttttatttgATAGATTCCTCGTTTTGGGTTGCTGAACTAAGAAGGGACACTTGCTTCTGAACTAATAAGAAGGGGAACAGAAAGCGTTCAGAGACGCAGAGAGATCAACGATATTAGAAAAgcgagaaagaaagaaagtacacCCTCATAAGGATAAAAGAAAgcgagatagagagagagagagagagaggaggggtgtgtggggggggggggggggggggggggggggggggggggggtgagagAGTCAAACGCAAAGGAACGACGGTGCTGGACGGAGACGAGCGACACGACAAAGCTGGCGGCCGAATTAAACTGTTTATTTGGGCCCCACCGTTCCTTATTCAATATATGTTTTTTGCTTCgaattttctcttttgtgtgtgttttcttcttcttcctttatgcctatatatatatatatatatatatcatattattCTCTCTTCTTCCACTTGAGGGCTGTGACCTGGGAATTAAAGGCTTGGCAATTGGCAAATGACCCGCCTGCCGCCTGCCTTTGggcttttatttgtttattatcaAATATTCCCAAGCAAGTTTTTTAAGGTAGGAACtaggaatctttttttgtttttttttttgtttttttttttgtttttttgtttttttc
Above is a genomic segment from Alnus glutinosa chromosome 12, dhAlnGlut1.1, whole genome shotgun sequence containing:
- the LOC133851298 gene encoding gibberellin receptor GID1B-like, with product MAGSNEVNLNESKRVVPLNTWVLISNFKLAYNLLRRADGTFNRELAEFLDRKVPANTIPVDGVFSFDHVDRATGLLNRVYQPAPANEAQWGIVDLEKPLSTTQIVPVIIFFHGGSFTHSSANSAIYDTFCRRLVSTCKAAVVSVNYRRSPEHRYPSAYDDGWAALKWVKSRSWLQSGKDSKVHVYLAGDSSGGNIAHHVAVRAAEEEVEVLGNVLLHPMFGGLKRTESEKRLDGKYFVTIQDRDWYWRAYLPDGEDRDHPACNPFGPRGKSLEGLDFPKSLVVVAGLDLVQDWQLAYVEGLKESSQVVKLLYLEQATIGFYFLPNNDHFYCLMEEISNFVNSNC